One Drosophila teissieri strain GT53w chromosome X, Prin_Dtei_1.1, whole genome shotgun sequence genomic window, GGCGCCGTATATCCCTTGATTATACTGATCGAAAAACcagaagaaaatatatttttaaaaagcgaTATACAATGTAGCTTGGGAAAAAACCTACTCGTAGTAAATTTGCAGAAGATCTTCGATGCAATGAGACTCAATTGCTTCGAAAAtaaatcgatagaaaacaTCGTTGAACTGCTTTAGCATAAATGAACGCATGTGGTACAATTTTATATAGATGCGCAGCAATAGAGACCGTAAAAATCTGCGATCATCCACATCTTTTGTGTCCAAGTGTTCCAATAACTATAGCAATGCCATTAGTTAACTTCAAACTCTGCAAGGGATTTCCACTCACCTTCACGATAATCAGCTCATCCATCTTACGAAACCAGAAGTTGGGAAAAAAATCCGGTGATTCCACGAAATGAGAGAATAGCTCTAGGATTACCTTCTTTTTAGCCAACGGCTCCGCCCTTTTTTTGATTTCACGCAGACTTGGAACATTGCATATGGTTCGAGAGTCGTCAGAGTTACTCATTTTGGgaatgtttaaaatataaagttatttttaggagcagcaGAGGTGTTCGTTGACCGGTTATTTAAGGATAAGTGAGAGGTATGTAACAGTTGAAAGCGATCGAATAGGTAATGTGATTGCCCAAAAGTGtcatcaaaatatataaagttaaAGAActgtttgtttaaatattttcatatgtcgttcatcattttcattttcaatggAATGCAAGTTAACTTTCACTTGCAGTGCTTTCCATTTCCTTTAGAAATTCCCTTTCTATCGCATTTACCATCTTTAAGCGCATATTTGACCATGTGCgcatatatttgaaattttagcTTTGGCCATCTTGATTGATGGCCGCAATTTGTTTGCTGTCTTTGTTGTTCAAACAAATGCCTTAAAGAATCAGTTGGTTCTTTATTTTCTGgttcttttcttttcgccGGTgatttttcttgatttttttttttgggatttcGTTTTAGCTTTTTAGCTTGGTTCTTGGAATAGAACTTGCTTCCGCCATGGGACTTTAGTTTGACGTATTGAGCCTTTGTTAACAAGAGCTTAATTATGTTGGAGGAATTAAATAGCATCACTAAGAgcgttattattttttctagCCACAGGCGCAGCAATTTATTGGCATTGACTTCAAACTGAGCTTTTATTTTGAATGCCGTATACTCTTGTATTTTTTGAAACGTACTGTAAATCTATTGAAATGAAGGTATTTTAAATCAAAGGAAACGGCTTTACTCGATTAtacaccttttttttataatctgtctcttaaattaaattcattttgatttttaaaactaGTCGGCTGTCTGTTGTCGCAatggcatttcaattattgTTGGACTTTAGGTTTCCGCTTTGATCTTCGGAGTTTTGACAAATCTTTGTTAGCCCATAAATTATATCATTAGTTTTGATAAGTTCGGCGGCATGGCAAACAAAGTGCCGAAAAGGATTTTATAATACGCAAGACAGGAAATACCCTAGGcacttatattattttaatatttatttatctataagctgcataattttattacatttattggTAGTGTCTAGTGtgtttgtttctgtttgtttctGTTCATTTCTATACATCCAACAAAGGGTATTCCAAAATATGCATAGATGGCGTTGTGTCATGGTCTATTTTTAGTTAAGGCGGCTAAAAGCAGAAATTCCAAAACCACAAATCGTCGGCCGAGTGTTTCTGCTGGTTTTGTTGATGaaaaatttcaatataattGCCATAATTTGAATGCGTTTTGGGCAGGGCCGATTTAGGCCCATTGTCTGTGTTCGCGCTTTTGGCTAAAACCAATGtgtgatttatttaaaataaatgtgtatattttgGCCACCTTGAAATGCTCAATTTTATAGAGAAAACAATGGAGTGTGGAAAGGCAAAGGCTCAGTGGCGGCGACTTAGAATCGCACTTTTTAGTTTCGAATTTTCGCCACGACCTTGgcttttatttgccatttggccattgtTGACCAGCAACAAGATTAATTGCTGccaaattgttgctgctgccaatcAAAAAAAGGTCGCCCACTTGATGCCCAAAAATGGCTTAAAAAATCccattaattaaatgcaaatgcaaataaatccaAAAGCAGATAAACTGGCCGAGCCAAAGAGGAGACACATCATAAAAAACTGCATTGCCGTTTTGCGGTTTCTTTTTTCGGTTGCGAATTGCAAAATTTATGCAGATTGTTTGTTTTACGATTCTATTTTTTGCAAACTATCAAGCTAAAACGACATTTTGGAGCCTCTGAAACTCAGATATTCGGAAATGccacaaatagaaaaaattatCTTATTACTTATTGtcctatatttatttattggttGTGATAATACCATACATGcagtttaaattgtttttacactttttCTTGAATCATTTTGATAAAACCACTTGataggcaaataaataagccCTTTGCAAACTCAACTCGAATTCTTCTCCTTTGTCACAGGGTCAAAGCACTTTTGTCAGTATCTGTTTTCAAACACAAAGCAAATCAGATAAAAAAGTTTGCAAAAATTAtgctaaacaaaaacaaaaaaaaataaaaaacaaaaaaactttttacgcgTTTGCCAAGTTTTGTGATAAATTCGTTGGTGGAAATTGCTTATCAATTATATGCAAATAGCATGGAATATTCAACAATCTGCGGATATAATCGGCGCTTCAGTTAGTTCGTTCCACTGGCGCCAAGATTGTGGAGGTAGGTCTATCGTAGTGATAGCCGGCGGATTGTCTTGGACTTGGGTAGGGAGCTGCTGGATATTGGGGGCTACCAAGTGCTCCAATCACCGACTTAATGGGCGCCACATAGGGCGCTGCGATTTCCGTGTTTCCACCAAGCTGATCGTATTGCGTTTGGATTTCCCTTTGGGCGGCCGCTGCCTCATCGTTGCTTTTGTACTTGATGAAGAACACGTCTGGCTTCTGTTCGGCTTGGAACTTCTGCTGAGGTGCCACAATATCCGCGGCCTCCAGTTCCGGTTGCTTCCGGGTTAGCACATAGATCACAGTTCGCTCCTCTTGGGGCGCCAACTCCGCCGTATATTTCACATGCTCGCTGTTTCCCGCTGGAGCACGGATGAAGATCACTCGGTAATTCCTGCGCGGCTGTCCGATAACCAAATGCTTAGTCCTTGGCTCCAGATCCTCGGGATCTTCGGCGGGTGATATACTGTAAAACTGCTTGGTTATGATGGGTTCCATGGCCGGACTTGGTGGTGGTAAATAGTGCGATCCCTGGGCCCAGGACAGACATAACAACGAAAGTGATAAGCACACAAATAGGTTCAACATTTCACGAATTTCAGAAGTCGACTGACTGGGGTTTTTCATCTCAGCTTCACTTTTAAAAGAGATCTACTTAGATCGCACAGGGCGATAGGAGTGAAAATTTGTGAAAATTAGCTTTATCACATATTCTGCCGACCTCTAATCGCTCCATTAAAAgctgccaaaacaaaagacttgaGCAACGAACTTGCTTTTGGCTCGAAATTTAATTGTGCGTGAAAATGTGGGAACAGAAAGAAGCTGCCTCGGGGTTTTTATATTACTACTCGCTTATTACATAACAAACATGTTATCTCTTGGTCTTTgctacaaaatattattaaattatattagtTGGCTTTGTAGTAATGTTATAGTACCATAATAGTTTCGCAATAACcttgttaaaataaataatataaataataaataaaagtaaatcatcaaaacattattattaatcatCAGATTGaaggattttaattaaacattagTTTTATCAATGTTACATGTTTACAACACCGTTTTTCTCATTAGTTCTTTAATCCAAGAAGTCCGTGGACGAATAGCCTTGGAAATTCACTTGAAAACCCGATTACCCCAAAAAATCCCCtaacttaatttaaaagcaattaattaaagtttgaTTTGCTTCGGTTTTGACATACCTTTTCGTTATGCTCTTCTCACATCTCACCGATTTGCAGGTCATTTATCATCGTGTGGGATTCGGATATTGATGTGCTATGTGCTCTATGGTCAAAAGCATTTGGGTGGGATTGATCCCAGCATCTAACGCCCTCACCATTGACTAATGATCTTGGCCAACTCCAGTTGATCTCTGTTACCATCTGCATCTTTCGGCCaattccgaatccgaatctgattCCGATTACGATTTCGGTTTAGTTGTATTTGGTTCGCAGCCTCGTCGCTGATTAGTAGATTAATTTTGGCTCTTTTTCTCGTTTTCTGCTCGTTGTTGTCAACAAGAGACAATTATAATATCACCACTGGCTGGCGGAATCTcgatatatataaatctatatacatatatttatatgtgtgcattggatttgcataaattggcGCGTAATTCCCACACTTTCATGTCGCATTTAAGCAAAATGGTACAGctaatttgatttatgttcgGTTTTATTAAGAAAAATTGTGTGGCCAT contains:
- the LOC122624967 gene encoding uncharacterized protein LOC122624967; translated protein: MLNLFVCLSLSLLCLSWAQGSHYLPPPSPAMEPIITKQFYSISPAEDPEDLEPRTKHLVIGQPRRNYRVIFIRAPAGNSEHVKYTAELAPQEERTVIYVLTRKQPELEAADIVAPQQKFQAEQKPDVFFIKYKSNDEAAAAQREIQTQYDQLGGNTEIAAPYVAPIKSVIGALGSPQYPAAPYPSPRQSAGYHYDRPTSTILAPVERTN
- the LOC122624964 gene encoding serine/threonine-protein phosphatase 2A 56 kDa regulatory subunit gamma isoform isoform X3 gives rise to the protein MSNSDDSRTICNVPSLREIKKRAEPLAKKKVILELFSHFVESPDFFPNFWFRKMDELIIVKLLEHLDTKDVDDRRFLRSLLLRIYIKLYHMRSFMLKQFNDVFYRFIFEAIESHCIEDLLQIYYDIIKGYTAPITTEEEQVLLKVLLPLHKPPSMPAYYAQLVMCIIEFLSANPSHIESYVIGLLKLWPKTSVKKETLFLKEIASILVIREEQEVKKVLVPVFKQIGKCLTGLSAKLSRLSVFGTTRIFWRL